One stretch of Euphorbia lathyris chromosome 7, ddEupLath1.1, whole genome shotgun sequence DNA includes these proteins:
- the LOC136201407 gene encoding uncharacterized protein, whose translation MEICRPPSFPVTICRFRLKFPPKFLCCSVAVTASISGTHEIESERQNRMFVLGMGFVGQFIAQDLKKEGWIVSGTCTSTVKKKELEERGFDICLFDANDPQLSSLHTLRSSTHLLVSIPSLIGIGDPVLQHEELLQSTIMDGNLQWLCYLSSTSVYGDSGGAWVDEDYPANPTRDTAKSRLAAEEGWLNLGDSLGIPTQIFRLGGIYGPGRSAVDTIIKQKALSKSQKLRISRQYTSRIHVEDICQALKASIKKPSFRRIYNIVDDDPASREEVFAYAEELVEKKWGGWVKKSASCERVVAYEKDSSRGEKRVCNKRMKRELGVELIYPSYRSGLLSIIDHVHYPSQCNGT comes from the exons ATGGAGATCTGCCGACCGCCGAGCTTTCCTGTTACAATATGTCGTTTCCGGCTAAAATTTCCGCCAAAGTTTTTGTGCTGTTCAGTCGCTGTTACTGCATCAATTTCCGGAACCCATGAGATTGAATCGGAACGTCAGAATCGGATGTTTGTACTCGGAATGGGATTTGTCGGGCAATTCATTGCCCAAGATCTCAAAAAGGAAGGCTG GATTGTATCTGGAACTTGCACAAGCACGGTGAAGAAGAAGGAACTCGAGGAGAGAGGATTCGATATTTGCCTTTTTGATGCGAATGATCCTCA aCTCAGCTCTCTACATACTTTAAGATCTTCCACGCACCTCTTGGTGTCCATCCCTTCTTTGATCGGCATTGGTGATCCG gTGCTTCAGCATGAAGAACTTCTACAAAGTACGATAATGGATGGAAATCTTCAATGGCTCTGTTATCTGTCATCTACTA GTGTATATGGTGACAGTGGTGGTGCTTGGGTGGATGAAGA TTATCCAGCAAATCCTACGAGGGACACAGCTAAATCAAGGTTAGCTGCTGAGGAGGGATGGCTAAATTTGGGCGACAGTCTTGGGATTCCAACACAAATATTTAGACTTGGAGGTATCTACGGCCCTGGTAGAAG TGCTGTGGACACCATAATTAAGCAGAAAGCTTTATCAAAAAGTCAGAAACTGAGAATATCCAGGCAATACACATCAAGAATTCATGTTGAGGATATATGTCAAGCACTCAAGGCGAGCATCAAGAAGCCGTCGTTTCG GAGAATTTACAACATTGTAGATGATGATCCGGCCTCTCGTGAGGAAGTGTTTGCATACGCAGAGGAGTTAGTTGAGAAGAAGTGGGGTGGCTGGGTGAAGAAAAGTGCATCATGTGAAAGAGTTGTAGCATACGAGAAGGATAGTTCAAGAGGTGAGAAACGTGTATGCAATAAGCGCATGAAAAGAGAGCTGGGGGTTGAGCTTATTTATCCAAGTTACAGATCAGGATTGCTGAGCATAATTGATCACGTGCATTATCCATCTCAATGTAATGGGACATAA